CGATGCCCTCCGTGTCGCCCCCCTTGACGAAGGACTCCAGGGCCTCCTCGAGCAGGCCGGCGCCGAGCAGCGCCCTGCCCTGCGTCCGCAGGGCCCCCGCGTTGGCCTGGGCGGCGTAGATCAGGCCCCTCTTCTCGAAAAATCCCGGCACTGCCATGCTGGTGCTTCCTCCCCGCGCGTCCCGCGGCCGGCTCGCTCGCCGTCCGCGCCCGCGCCCTTACGATAGCACACCGCTCACTGCAGGTGCCGCAGCGCCGCGTCGAGGCGCGCGGCCCAGACCTGGTCGGCGCCGAGGAGCTTGCGGGCCCGCTGGAAGCTCTCCAGGGCGCCGACGTAATCGCCACGCAGCTCCGCCGCGCGCCCGAAATGAAAGTCCGCCTCGCCGAGCGCGCCGGTGTCCACCAGCCCGAGCGCGAGATGGTAGTGCGCCTCGGACAGCTGCG
Above is a window of bacterium DNA encoding:
- a CDS encoding tetratricopeptide repeat protein → AGALWAAGDGAAARAEIERAQRLPGGAASAVGHYLLGEILRAQGSPGEALGHYRRATELAPQLSEAHYHLALGLVDTGALGEADFHFGRAAELRGDYVGALESFQRARKLLGADQVWAARLDAALRHLQ